The Rattus rattus isolate New Zealand chromosome 1, Rrattus_CSIRO_v1, whole genome shotgun sequence genome includes a region encoding these proteins:
- the Slc25a32 gene encoding mitochondrial folate transporter/carrier, translated as MTSQGQSAAGSAAWSAVFRHVRYENLVAGVSGGVLSNLALHPLDLVKIRFAVSDGLEVRPKYKGILHCLATIWKVDGLRGLYQGVTPNVWGAGLSWGLYFFFYNAIKSYKTEGRAEQLEPLEYLISAAEAGAMTLCITNPLWVTKTRLMLQYGGVVNPSQRQYKGMFDALVKIYKYEGVRGLYKGFVPGLFGTSHGALQFMAYEVLKLKYNKHINKLPEAQLSTAEYISVAALSKIFAVAATYPYQVVRARLQDQHVSYGGVTDVITKTWRKEGIGGFYKGIAPNLIRVTPACCITFVVYENISHFLYDLREKKVS; from the exons ATGACAAGCCAGGGCCAGTCGGCGGCCGGGTCGGCGGCATGGAGCGCAGTGTTCCGCCACGTCCGATACGAGAACCTGGTGGCTGGCGTGAGTGGCGGGGTCTTGTCCAACCTGGCGCTGCACCCGCTCGACCTCGTAAAGATCCGCTTCGCTG TGAGTGATGGACTGGAAGTAAGACCAAAATATAAAGGAATTTTACATTGCTTGGCTACCATTTGGAAAGTCGATGGACTACGTGGACTTTATCAAGGAGTAACCCCGAATGTGTGGGGTGCCGGTTTATCCTGGGGACTCTACTTTTTCTT TTACAATGCCATCAAATCGTATAAGACAGAGGGAAGAGCTGAACAGTTAGAGCCATTAGAgtacctcatctcagctgctgagGCCG gAGCCATGACTCTCTGCATTACAAACCCATTATGGGTGACGAAAACTCGCCTTATGTTACAGTATGGTGGTGTTGTTAACCCTTCACAGAGACAGTATAAAGGAATGTTTGATGCACTTGTgaagatatataaatatgaagGTGTGCGTGGATTGTACAAG GGATTTGTCCCTGGGCTGTTTGGAACATCACATGGTGCCCTTCAGTTTATGGCATATGAAGTGCTAAAGTTGAAGTACAACAAACACATCAATAAATTACCGGAAGCCCAGCTG AGCACAGCAGAATACATCTCTGTTGCAGCACTATCCAAAATATTTGCCGTGGCAGCAACATACCCGTATCAGGTTGTGAGAGCCCGTCTTCAGGACCAGCATGTGTCTTATGGCGGTGTAACCGATGTGATCACAAAGACGTGGAG GAAAGAAGGCATCGGTGGATTTTACAAAGGAATCGCCCCCAATCTGATTAGAGTGACTCCAGCCTGCTGCATCACCTTTGTGGTTTATGAAAATATCTCTCACTTTTTATATGAccttagagaaaagaaagtgagctAA